In the Haloarcula salinisoli genome, CGGCACGTCCCGGTCGCCGTCGATATTGCCGAGCGAGAGCTGCTCGGTCGTTTCCACGAGCCCGGTCTCGGTGTCGATGGCCCGCGTCTCGACGGTGACGTTCTCGGCCGTCCCGCCGCGGTGTGCCAGCCGCGCTGACAGCGAGAGCGTGACGCTCTCGCCGCCCACGTCGGTGGCTTCGATGTACGGCTGTTGCATCGTCAGCCGGCTGTCTCGCAGGTCTTCGGGCGGACCGGCCAGGGCGCCCGGGACCGCGACGGCACCGACCACCATCGTCAGGGCAACGGCACAGACGGCTGCACCGAGGAGGGATTCACGTCGCACACCCCTGAGGGCGACGGCGCCCAATAAATGTCTTGTGCCTGAAACGTGGTGGGTTGAATTTACCCGAACGCGCCCAGGCTGGACTGGAGCTCCCGCTCCGTGGTGCCCTCGTCGAGTTCGTACCCCACCAGGTCCCGCAGGTCGACGGCGTAGACGCTGCCGCCGTTCTCCAGGACGGCGACGCGCCCCTTGGTCCCGACCACCGTGCCGGTCGCGAGCGTCTCGGCGATGGGCCGGTCAGCGATAGCCAGCCCGTAGTCGAAGTCGTAGGTCGAAAGCGGGTCGTACTCGGCACAGAGGCTCGTCCAGAACGCCTCCTCGACGGTGTCGGCGAGACCGGCTATCTTCGTCGGCACGCGGACGCGGTCACCGAGCTCGGCGGCGATGTCGGCCTCGACCTGCCGGGCGATGCGGCCGTCGGCGACGGTCCGGAGGTGGGCCGCCCGGTCGGCCCCCTGTTCCCGGAGCCGCGTCTCCAGGCGCCACGAGCGCGTGACGCCGACCTTCACGGTGTCGGGCGCGAAGGCCGCCAGATAGACGGCGTGTTCCTCGTCGCAGGCCTCGATGGGTTTCCCGCAGTCGCCGGTACAGCGCGCACAGGGCCACCGGCTGGTGTGTTCGGCACAATAGGGCGCGTCGGCGGCGGCACAGTCGTGGTGGACCAGCGATTCCTCGCTGTCGCCGGCCTCGGAGCCGGCGTCGACGCGCTCGAGGGCACCGGCACAGCGGCGCTCGCCGAGGCGATAGGCGAGCGACGTTTCCGGGTCCAGCCGCTCGACGGTGACCGCGCCGTCCTCGGCCAGCAGGAGAGCAGCGTGGTCCTCGACCCGTGCGCGATAGCCGACGACTTGCACGCGCTGGCGTTGGCGGTCGACGGGCAAATGGGTACCGGGACGGAGCTTTTGCCCGTGGCGCGTGAAGTGGTACCATGGCCGACCTCCAGCTGTCTAGTCCGGCGTTCGACGACGGCGAGCGAATCCCCACCGAGCACGGCTACACGGCGGACAACACCAGTCCGCCCCTGGAGATAGACGACGTGCCGTCGGCGGCCGAGTCACTCCTGCTCGTCGTCGACGACCCCGACGCGAAAGAACCCGCCGGCAGAGTGTGGGACCACTGGCTCTGCTGGTCGATTCCGCCGGAGACGGAGTCGATTCCGGCAGGCACGACCCCCGAGGGCGCCACCGAGGGACAGAACGATTACGGCGAGACCGGCTGGGGCGGGCCGAACCCGCCGGACCGGGAACACACCTACCGGTTCCTGCTGTACGCGCTGGATACGGACCTGGACCTGGGACCGGACGCGACGAAAGACGACCTCTACGACGCAGCCAGCGGTCACATGGTCGGGAAAGCGGAGCTGACCGGGACCTATCCGAGCTAGAAGAGATTGAACATCGCCGCGATAGCGCCGATGATGAACAGGTAGGGGAGCCCGGAGCTGATGCCCATGATGATAGCGACGATGCCGACGCCGCCCAGCGCTATCGCCCCCGTGCGCTTGTACTGGGTCACGTTGTCCCTGATAGCGGGGGTCGCGGCCCCGCCGAGATAGATGGAGAAGGCGGCAAAGAGCGCGCCCTGGTCCTGGTTGCCACTGCGGAAGACGAGCACCGTCAGTACGCCCGTGATGATTGCGCCGAGAGCAAAGAGGCCCCGTTCGGTCTGGATAGCCGAGAGCCGTGAACGTATATCCATGTCACTCCCTGTGGTACCGCCCGTATAATAGCCACCGGTCGTCGGTCAGTGCAGCTGCCCGCTCAGAGTTCCTCGAGTAGCTCGCGAGCCGACTGGCGGACCGCGTCGCCGCTTGACTGTTCTGGCTCCCAGCCCAGCATGGCCAGCTTCTCGATGGAGAGGCGCATCCGCGGGGCGTGTCCGTGTCCACGAGCTTCGAAGCCGCCAGGTGGACGACGAGGTCGGTCTCGGCGGTGATGGCGTCGGCCACGACCGCCTCGTCGTGAGGTCCCCGCCGAGAAAGTCGGCGTCCTCGTGGACCCACTCGCGCTCGCCGTTGGACCCGTCGTCGACGACCAGCACGTCGTTGTCTGTTACCAGTCGGTCGACCAGGTGCGAACCAATGAAGCCGGCACCCCCGGTGACGACGATTCGCTCGTCCTGCAGGTTCAGAGCGCAACTGCAGCGCCGTCCTCGAAAGCCGTTGGGATACCGGGATGACAGTGTTGTTAAATACTGTCACCGGCCAGCGTACGATATGCAACGGTTCAGCCGCCGGACGTTCATCGCGGGGGGTGTCGCGCTGGCCACTGGTAGCGCCGGGTGTCTCTCGGGCGGGGACGAATCGACTCCGTCACCTGGCATCGGCACAATCGCCGAGTCGACCACACCGGGCCCGGAGCGACCGCTTCCCTCGCCGGTCGCCGGCAACCCCGACGCTGACGTGACCATCACCGCCTTCGAGGACTACGCCTGCCCACACTGTGCGACCTACGCGCTCGACGTGTTCCCCAGGCTGGCGAGTGAGTACCTCCAGTCGGAGACAGTCCGCTACGAGTTCCACGACTTCCCAATCCCCGTCGACGAAACGGTCTCCTGGCAGGCCGCCAACGCCGCCCGCGCGGTCCAGGCCGAGGCCGGCCCGCAGGCGTATTTCGAGTACAGCGAGGCCCTCTTTCGCGACCAGTCCAGCCTCGGACCGGACTCCTACGCCTCGCTGGCCGAAGACATCGGCGTCGACGGCGCGACGGTTCGAGCCGCCGCGACCGACAGCGAATACGACCCCACTATCCGCGCCGACAGACAGGGCGGGCAGGACCGCGGCGTCTCCGGGACACCGACGGTGTTCGTCGACGGGAGCGAAGTGAGCGAACCGACCTACGACGCTATCAGCGCCGCCATCGACTCGGCGGTGGACCAATGAGGTCGGCACAGGACGTAACGGTGCTCCGGCTCGGTCACCGGCCGGGCCGCGACGAGCGTATCACCACCCACGTCGGACTGACCGCGCGAGCGCTGGGGGCTGACGGTGTGGTGCTCGCCGGGGCGGCACGCAGCCGCGCCGACACCGTCGTCGACATCACGGACCGCTTTGGCGGCCCGTTCGACGTGGAGACGACCGAGGAACCCAAGCGGCGCATCCGAGAGTTCGAGGGCACGGTGGTCCACCTGACGATGTACGGCGAGCCGATTCAGGACGTCGAGGACGACATCCGGACTCACCACGAGACAGAGCCGCTGCTGGTCGTCGTCGGGGCAGAGAAGGTCCCCTTCGAAGTGTACGAGCGAGCCGACTACAACGTCGGCGTAACGAACCAGCCCCACTCGGAAATCGCTTCGCTGGCGGTCTTTCTGGACCGGCTCTACGAGGGCGCACAACTCGACCGCGAGTGGGACGACCCCGACCAGGTCGTCGTTCCCATGGAGACCGGCAAGAAGGTCGTCGACCCGGAGGACCTCGAGGATGCCGACTGAATCGCCCGCACGGACCACGTAGATGTCACTGCTCGATACACTCTCGTCGTCGCGGCTGGTCCCCGTCCTGGGCACCGTCTATCTCGTCTATCTGGCCAGCCAGCCGCCGCCGGCCCGGTGGGTCGGACTGGGCTGTCTTGTCATCATCGCCCCCTTCGCGGTCGGCTGGCTGCTCGGCCGGTTCGCCGGCGTGGGGCCGTGGGCGGAGTAGCGGCGGGAAGCGTCGAGAGAGCGACCCGATGGTGAGCGAACGCGGTTTGTTCGCGAATCACGCCTCGCGAGTGTACGCGAGCGGAGGCGGAGGTGAGCGAACGTGGTTTGTTCGCGAATCTCGGGGCACGACCACCCGGGAGTGACCCGGAGGTGAGCAGACACGGAGTGTCTGCGAGCCCCGGAGCGAGAGTGAAACGAACGCTCCGATGGTTTTAACCACGTGACCCACCGATGACCCGATAATGGCTTTTGAGGATCTGCTGGAGGACCCCGTCATACAGAAGTACCTCCACGAGCTGGTCGGACCGAAAGGGATGCCGGTCGCCGCCGCGCCGCCGGACGGCGAAGTGACCGACGAGGAGCTGGCCGAGGAGCTGGGCCTCGAACTGAACGACGTGCGCCGCGCGCTCTTTATTCTCTACGAGAACGACCTGGCGGCCTACCGCCGGCTCCGCGACGAGGATTCGGGGTGGCTCACCTATCTCTGGACGTTCCAGTACGACGAGGTTCCCGAGCAGCTGGAAGAGGAGATGTACCGCCTGCTGGAGGGGCTCGAAGAGCGCCGGGAGTACGAGCGCAACAACGAGTTCTACCTCTGTGAGCACTGTGGTATCCGCTTCGAGTTCGGCGAAGCGATGGAGTTCGGCTTCGAGTGCCCCGAGTGTGGCAACCAGGTCGAAGCGATGGAGAACACCCGCCTCGTGACAGCGATGGAGAGCCGCATCGACGAGCTGCGGTCGGAACTGAACGTGGACGCCGAGGCCTGATGGTCGTCCTTGGTTCCAAAGTGTACGTGACGGGCGAGGCCCGGGAGCGTGCACTCGACGGTCTACGCGGGCTGGTGAACAACCGCTTTGGTGACCTCGACGTCGAGTTCGAAATCGGCCACCGCGAGGACGACTTCCCCGTGGTCACGGTGT is a window encoding:
- a CDS encoding DUF2797 domain-containing protein, producing MQVVGYRARVEDHAALLLAEDGAVTVERLDPETSLAYRLGERRCAGALERVDAGSEAGDSEESLVHHDCAAADAPYCAEHTSRWPCARCTGDCGKPIEACDEEHAVYLAAFAPDTVKVGVTRSWRLETRLREQGADRAAHLRTVADGRIARQVEADIAAELGDRVRVPTKIAGLADTVEEAFWTSLCAEYDPLSTYDFDYGLAIADRPIAETLATGTVVGTKGRVAVLENGGSVYAVDLRDLVGYELDEGTTERELQSSLGAFG
- a CDS encoding YbhB/YbcL family Raf kinase inhibitor-like protein, translating into MADLQLSSPAFDDGERIPTEHGYTADNTSPPLEIDDVPSAAESLLLVVDDPDAKEPAGRVWDHWLCWSIPPETESIPAGTTPEGATEGQNDYGETGWGGPNPPDREHTYRFLLYALDTDLDLGPDATKDDLYDAASGHMVGKAELTGTYPS
- a CDS encoding DsbA family protein gives rise to the protein MQRFSRRTFIAGGVALATGSAGCLSGGDESTPSPGIGTIAESTTPGPERPLPSPVAGNPDADVTITAFEDYACPHCATYALDVFPRLASEYLQSETVRYEFHDFPIPVDETVSWQAANAARAVQAEAGPQAYFEYSEALFRDQSSLGPDSYASLAEDIGVDGATVRAAATDSEYDPTIRADRQGGQDRGVSGTPTVFVDGSEVSEPTYDAISAAIDSAVDQ
- a CDS encoding tRNA (cytidine(56)-2'-O)-methyltransferase; protein product: MRSAQDVTVLRLGHRPGRDERITTHVGLTARALGADGVVLAGAARSRADTVVDITDRFGGPFDVETTEEPKRRIREFEGTVVHLTMYGEPIQDVEDDIRTHHETEPLLVVVGAEKVPFEVYERADYNVGVTNQPHSEIASLAVFLDRLYEGAQLDREWDDPDQVVVPMETGKKVVDPEDLEDAD
- the tfe gene encoding transcription factor E; this translates as MAFEDLLEDPVIQKYLHELVGPKGMPVAAAPPDGEVTDEELAEELGLELNDVRRALFILYENDLAAYRRLRDEDSGWLTYLWTFQYDEVPEQLEEEMYRLLEGLEERREYERNNEFYLCEHCGIRFEFGEAMEFGFECPECGNQVEAMENTRLVTAMESRIDELRSELNVDAEA